One segment of Streptomyces bathyalis DNA contains the following:
- a CDS encoding PspC domain-containing protein, with product MTPASSTAGGVGSAGAAGSGPPADDAAPPPPLRKLYRSAEGRMLGGVARGLAGHLGLPVSWVRIVFIALTVTQGLGVLLYAAFWFVVPLGTGGVGSGRQVTAAGPAADVGSAPRSRRQGESTWPRLRLRKPDKGQLFAVLALLVGAVVIADNWQFGRVNTYLWPVLLIGLGVVLVWRQADDARRAHWAEVSRRRGLVPLARSAAGVVLVAVGVSGIVVVQGSARHLGPVLQAALAVLVGVALLAGPYLVRMMQDLSEERLMRIRAQERAEVAAHVHDSVLHTLTLIQRSADDPREVARLARAQERELRNWLYKPRGRAKDEDEKPQTVSESVKATAAEVEDHHGVPIEVVCVGDCPLDEGLDAQIQAAREAMVNAAKYGVPGGATPAGGHGAGAVQVFTEVEGRTVFISVRDRGPGFDPDAVPEDRMGVRESIIGRMRRHGGTARLRSASGEGTEVELEMERAAQS from the coding sequence ATGACCCCCGCCTCGTCGACCGCCGGCGGCGTCGGCTCCGCCGGAGCGGCCGGCAGCGGGCCGCCCGCCGACGACGCCGCCCCGCCGCCCCCGCTGCGCAAGCTCTACCGCAGCGCCGAGGGCCGCATGCTCGGCGGCGTCGCCCGGGGCCTGGCCGGTCACTTGGGGCTGCCGGTCTCCTGGGTCCGCATCGTCTTCATCGCCCTGACCGTGACCCAGGGGCTCGGCGTGCTGCTCTACGCCGCCTTCTGGTTCGTCGTGCCGCTCGGCACGGGAGGCGTCGGCTCGGGCCGCCAGGTGACGGCCGCCGGACCGGCCGCCGACGTGGGTTCCGCCCCGCGGAGCCGCCGGCAGGGCGAGAGCACCTGGCCGCGACTGCGCCTGCGCAAGCCCGACAAGGGTCAGCTCTTCGCCGTACTGGCACTGCTCGTCGGCGCTGTCGTGATCGCCGACAACTGGCAGTTCGGACGGGTCAACACCTATCTGTGGCCGGTGCTTCTGATAGGCCTCGGCGTCGTCCTGGTCTGGCGCCAGGCCGACGACGCCCGCCGCGCACACTGGGCCGAAGTCAGCCGCCGCCGCGGGCTGGTGCCGCTCGCGCGCAGCGCCGCGGGTGTGGTGCTGGTGGCCGTGGGAGTGAGCGGAATCGTCGTCGTGCAGGGGTCGGCCAGGCATCTCGGCCCGGTCCTGCAGGCCGCCCTCGCCGTCCTCGTCGGCGTCGCGCTGCTCGCCGGTCCGTATCTGGTGCGGATGATGCAGGACCTGTCAGAGGAGCGGCTGATGCGCATCCGCGCGCAGGAGCGGGCCGAGGTCGCCGCGCACGTCCACGACTCCGTGCTGCACACCCTCACCCTGATCCAGCGCAGTGCCGACGATCCCCGCGAAGTGGCCCGCCTCGCCCGCGCCCAGGAGCGCGAGCTGCGCAACTGGCTGTACAAGCCCCGCGGCAGGGCCAAGGACGAGGACGAGAAACCGCAGACGGTCTCCGAGTCCGTCAAGGCCACGGCGGCCGAGGTCGAGGACCATCACGGGGTGCCGATCGAGGTCGTCTGCGTCGGCGACTGCCCGCTCGACGAAGGGCTGGACGCACAGATCCAGGCCGCGCGCGAGGCGATGGTGAACGCCGCCAAGTACGGTGTCCCTGGGGGAGCCACCCCTGCCGGAGGCCATGGGGCAGGGGCGGTCCAGGTCTTCACGGAGGTGGAGGGACGCACGGTCTTCATCTCCGTACGCGACCGCGGACCCGGTTTCGACCCGGACGCCGTGCCGGAGGACAGGATGGGTGTGCGCGAGTCCATCATCGGCCGCATGCGACGCCACGGCGGCACGGCACGGCTGCGGTCGGCGTCCGGCGAGGGGACAGAGGTGGAGCTCGAAATGGAGAGGGCGGCCCAGTCGTGA
- a CDS encoding LamG domain-containing protein, whose amino-acid sequence MECARLSDAELLPLVREEGESFRDALRELERRHFHAVRAFAAVCTVSSSAAEELADNAWRRATALRTEIPVGAVRPYALCSVLRTTADWAGTAKRGELHEELVSWIQSYVTEGRGDSSADDFPCTSMAARAFASLPGHTQTVLWHYAVEYDGVARIDQLLGGGTDEVSVLGRRARRDFYNAYVRIHQDEIREDECARLQRTVLAYADQKSIETAADLMPHLERCAHCSQAVDDLGLMHVHCGALLAEALLPWGGPEYAASSLPSSSGGVRAAHGTEDDTADRAAGAGAGGGERSYEGRLAGLLRGLVSRWSGRFAGGRLLGGILGRNGADPRPGDGRRRHQRKRALQSAALVGLCSLVVAVAYTGVFGPGSPQSTESPPAQGASQVPAQPPRSSPTTATATATSTVTATETAPPRGNGGGRAGGSAGEPAGGLPAVDTALEWLFDTVQGATTSDTSANGILGTLFGDPLPALVNGALQFNGTQDVSSEGAVLDTESSFSVTARVKLQDKGGTQTVVSQDGYDVSGFSLQYDAAKDRWSMALRRDDSSDVVADVALSDSIPRAGRWTRLTGVYDDPGNEVRLYVDGRLEDTARHDGDWPADGDFTVGRGLLDGAPFQGLRGTVDEVRAFDSALSGQQALALAGRS is encoded by the coding sequence ATGGAATGCGCGCGACTGTCTGACGCGGAACTCCTCCCGCTGGTGCGGGAGGAGGGCGAGTCGTTCCGCGACGCGCTCCGTGAGCTGGAGCGGCGCCACTTTCATGCCGTGAGGGCCTTCGCCGCCGTGTGCACCGTCAGTTCGTCGGCGGCCGAGGAACTGGCCGACAACGCATGGCGCCGCGCGACGGCGTTACGGACGGAGATACCCGTCGGCGCCGTACGTCCGTATGCGCTGTGCTCGGTGCTGCGTACGACGGCCGACTGGGCCGGCACCGCCAAACGCGGGGAACTGCACGAAGAGTTGGTCAGCTGGATCCAGAGCTACGTCACCGAGGGCCGCGGGGACTCCTCGGCGGACGACTTCCCCTGCACATCCATGGCGGCCCGCGCCTTCGCATCCCTTCCCGGCCACACCCAGACGGTGCTGTGGCACTACGCGGTCGAGTACGACGGCGTCGCGAGGATCGACCAGCTCCTCGGCGGCGGTACCGACGAGGTATCGGTGCTGGGCAGGCGTGCGCGCAGGGACTTCTACAACGCCTACGTGCGCATACACCAGGACGAGATACGTGAGGACGAGTGCGCCCGCCTCCAGCGGACGGTGCTCGCCTACGCGGACCAGAAGTCGATCGAGACCGCTGCCGATCTGATGCCGCACCTGGAGCGGTGCGCACACTGCTCGCAGGCGGTCGACGACCTCGGGCTGATGCACGTCCACTGCGGCGCGCTGCTCGCGGAGGCACTGCTCCCCTGGGGCGGCCCGGAGTACGCCGCCTCCAGCCTTCCCTCGTCATCGGGCGGAGTCCGCGCCGCGCACGGGACGGAGGACGACACCGCTGACAGGGCCGCCGGGGCCGGTGCGGGCGGCGGGGAGCGCTCGTACGAGGGGCGGCTGGCGGGCTTACTCCGTGGCCTGGTCTCCCGCTGGTCCGGCCGGTTCGCCGGGGGCCGGTTACTGGGAGGAATCCTCGGCCGCAACGGCGCGGATCCGCGTCCCGGCGACGGCAGGAGACGGCACCAGAGGAAGCGCGCGCTCCAGAGCGCGGCACTGGTCGGCCTGTGTTCGCTCGTCGTCGCGGTCGCCTACACCGGGGTGTTCGGTCCCGGCTCTCCGCAGAGCACCGAATCGCCTCCCGCCCAGGGCGCTTCGCAGGTGCCGGCCCAGCCGCCGCGGTCCTCCCCGACCACGGCGACGGCCACCGCCACCTCGACCGTCACGGCGACGGAGACCGCACCGCCCCGTGGGAACGGCGGCGGACGCGCCGGCGGCAGCGCCGGCGAACCGGCCGGAGGTCTGCCGGCCGTCGACACGGCGCTGGAGTGGCTCTTCGACACGGTCCAGGGTGCGACGACGTCGGACACCTCGGCCAACGGCATCCTCGGAACACTCTTCGGTGACCCGCTGCCGGCGCTGGTGAACGGCGCCCTGCAGTTCAACGGGACGCAGGACGTCTCCTCCGAAGGTGCCGTGCTCGACACCGAGTCCAGCTTCTCCGTCACCGCCCGCGTGAAGCTGCAGGACAAGGGCGGCACCCAGACCGTGGTCAGCCAGGACGGCTACGACGTGAGCGGGTTCTCGCTCCAGTACGACGCGGCGAAGGACAGGTGGTCGATGGCCCTGCGCCGTGACGACTCCTCGGACGTCGTGGCGGACGTGGCCCTGTCCGACTCGATTCCGAGGGCGGGCAGATGGACCCGGCTCACCGGTGTCTACGACGACCCTGGCAACGAGGTCCGGCTCTACGTCGACGGCAGGCTCGAGGACACGGCCAGGCATGACGGGGACTGGCCGGCTGACGGCGACTTCACGGTCGGCAGGGGGCTGCTCGACGGCGCACCCTTCCAAGGTCTCAGGGGGACCGTCGACGAGGTGCGTGCCTTCGACTCGGCGCTCTCGGGGCAGCAGGCGCTCGCCCTGGCCGGCCGCTCCTGA
- a CDS encoding PspC domain-containing protein, producing MTEDDEHSPRQHPPAAGPVRGDGGGGGGGGGEADRGGDAGRGGDHGDGRGGGGSPGSDAGTDAAAGAARTTAAADGGAGDGQDGTGPPARRLTRSRRPKAVAGVCSGLGRYFDLDPVIFRVPLVVLSVIGGLGLVFYGAAWLLIPAEDEQQNEARWLLSGRVEGTTLSAILVALVGCGLFLASLGSLSTPFSVLLAGAVAGAAYWSQHRREAEAAEAVGAPIDPTTAHAVADAPPEAQAPPVPGMPSWWREPLTKDGAGDTGYLWGPEEAETQAGRGHLPHGRPWGRGGGGPRPGRRREGAFGGLLAMLAAAAAVAGTAAGWDPQALGTGLTIGLACALAVYGIGFAVSAFAGRVGLGTLFLAVVTAVMLAGVSLIPKSIGTDWREVTWAPASASDIAGTYELDGGAGELDLGDIRFTGDHKTVRTHARLGAGALKVIVPSGTRVELDAKVGAGEIRLPSRTEREGEHFVVESIGGVDRHERLTLSPGGSGKDEEGTLKLSVDLTVGQLEIVRVLSSGARTDHLPARSVPGDGRSEERR from the coding sequence ATGACGGAGGACGACGAGCACTCGCCGCGGCAGCACCCGCCGGCGGCCGGGCCGGTGCGCGGCGACGGTGGCGGTGGCGGTGGCGGTGGCGGCGAGGCCGACCGGGGCGGCGATGCCGGCCGGGGCGGCGACCACGGCGACGGGCGGGGTGGCGGCGGAAGTCCCGGCAGCGACGCCGGTACGGACGCGGCCGCAGGCGCCGCTCGAACCACAGCCGCCGCCGATGGGGGAGCAGGCGACGGCCAGGACGGCACGGGCCCTCCCGCGCGCAGGCTCACGCGGAGCCGCCGCCCCAAGGCGGTCGCCGGGGTGTGCTCCGGTCTCGGCCGCTACTTCGACCTCGACCCCGTCATCTTCCGCGTGCCGCTCGTCGTGCTCTCCGTCATCGGCGGGCTCGGCCTCGTCTTCTACGGGGCCGCATGGCTGCTGATCCCCGCGGAGGACGAGCAGCAGAACGAGGCACGGTGGCTGCTCTCCGGTCGCGTGGAAGGAACCACGCTCTCCGCCATCCTCGTCGCGCTCGTCGGATGCGGGCTCTTCCTCGCGTCGCTGGGCAGTCTCAGCACGCCCTTCTCCGTGCTGCTCGCGGGTGCGGTAGCCGGTGCCGCGTACTGGTCGCAGCACCGGCGGGAGGCCGAGGCCGCGGAGGCCGTCGGCGCCCCCATCGATCCGACGACGGCGCACGCGGTCGCAGACGCGCCTCCGGAAGCGCAGGCTCCGCCGGTGCCGGGGATGCCGTCGTGGTGGCGTGAGCCACTGACCAAGGACGGCGCCGGCGACACCGGGTACCTGTGGGGCCCCGAGGAGGCGGAGACGCAAGCGGGCCGGGGGCACCTCCCGCACGGGCGTCCCTGGGGGCGCGGTGGCGGTGGCCCACGCCCGGGCCGTCGCCGCGAGGGCGCCTTTGGCGGGCTGCTGGCGATGCTGGCCGCGGCCGCGGCGGTCGCGGGGACCGCCGCCGGCTGGGATCCGCAGGCGCTCGGCACGGGCCTCACGATCGGACTGGCCTGCGCGCTCGCGGTGTACGGAATCGGGTTCGCCGTCAGCGCGTTCGCGGGCCGGGTGGGCCTGGGAACCCTGTTCCTGGCGGTCGTCACGGCCGTGATGCTGGCGGGCGTCTCCCTGATCCCGAAGAGCATCGGCACGGACTGGCGCGAGGTCACCTGGGCCCCGGCCTCCGCCTCCGACATCGCGGGCACCTACGAACTCGACGGCGGCGCGGGCGAACTCGACCTGGGCGACATCCGGTTCACCGGTGACCACAAGACCGTACGGACGCATGCCCGGCTCGGTGCCGGAGCGCTGAAGGTGATCGTGCCCAGCGGCACACGCGTGGAACTCGACGCGAAGGTCGGCGCGGGGGAGATCCGCCTGCCCTCGCGGACCGAGCGCGAGGGGGAGCACTTCGTGGTGGAGAGCATCGGCGGCGTCGACAGGCACGAGCGGCTGACGCTGTCGCCCGGCGGCAGCGGAAAGGACGAGGAGGGGACGCTGAAGCTGTCGGTGGACCTCACGGTCGGGCAGCTGGAGATCGTGCGGGTGCTCTCCTCCGGTGCACGGACCGACCACCTGCCCGCGCGCAGCGTGCCCGGGGACGGGCGGAGCGAGGAGCGCCGATGA
- a CDS encoding aldo/keto reductase, giving the protein MRIKLLGGSGLRVSELCLGTMTFGRETDEETSGAILDAFVEAGGNFIDTADVYSRGGSEEILGRWLSRQRRDDLVVATKVRFPMGDSPNDQGLGRKHIVQGVEASLRRLRTDHIDLYQVHAWDPHTPLEQTLSTLDSLVRAGKVRAVGASNFTGWQLQKAVDIARARGWEPFSSLQPLYNLLDREAEWELLPVCRNEGLGVIPWSPLRGGWLSGAIRRGMQEPPSGSRVRTAESQGWSESWSAYAEDERTWRVLDELFAVAEESGRPPAQVAVNWLLRQDGVTSPIVGARTMEQFASHLAVVDWELESSQVKRLTAAASRRLPYPYGFQKGSDSDD; this is encoded by the coding sequence ATGCGTATCAAGCTGCTGGGCGGCTCCGGGCTTCGCGTCAGCGAGCTGTGCCTGGGCACCATGACCTTCGGCCGCGAGACCGACGAGGAGACGAGCGGCGCCATCCTGGACGCCTTCGTCGAGGCGGGCGGCAACTTCATCGACACCGCCGACGTGTACTCGCGGGGCGGGTCGGAGGAGATCCTCGGGCGCTGGCTGAGCAGGCAGCGGCGTGACGATCTCGTCGTCGCGACGAAGGTCAGGTTCCCGATGGGCGACAGCCCCAACGACCAGGGGCTGGGCCGCAAGCACATCGTCCAGGGCGTGGAGGCGAGCCTGCGGCGGCTCCGCACCGACCACATCGACCTGTACCAGGTGCACGCCTGGGATCCGCACACGCCGCTGGAGCAGACGCTCTCCACCCTCGACTCGCTCGTACGGGCCGGAAAGGTCCGGGCGGTGGGCGCGAGCAACTTCACCGGATGGCAGCTGCAGAAGGCCGTGGACATCGCCCGCGCCCGCGGCTGGGAGCCCTTCTCCTCCCTCCAGCCGCTGTACAACCTGCTCGACCGCGAAGCCGAGTGGGAGCTCCTCCCCGTCTGCCGCAACGAGGGCCTCGGCGTGATCCCGTGGAGCCCGCTGCGCGGTGGCTGGCTCAGCGGTGCGATCCGCCGGGGAATGCAGGAGCCGCCGAGCGGAAGCCGCGTGAGGACCGCGGAGAGTCAGGGCTGGAGCGAGTCGTGGAGCGCCTACGCGGAGGACGAGCGGACATGGCGCGTACTCGACGAACTCTTCGCCGTCGCCGAGGAGTCGGGACGGCCTCCGGCCCAGGTCGCGGTCAACTGGCTGCTCCGGCAGGACGGTGTCACGTCCCCGATCGTCGGCGCGCGCACGATGGAGCAGTTCGCCTCCCATCTGGCCGTCGTGGACTGGGAGTTGGAGTCTTCGCAGGTGAAGCGGCTCACGGCCGCCGCGAGCCGGCGGCTGCCCTACCCGTACGGCTTCCAGAAGGGCAGTGACAGCGACGACTGA
- a CDS encoding LuxR C-terminal-related transcriptional regulator, with the protein MTNETPGTAEGTGSGTSRQVSVVLVDDHRMFRAGVQAEIGRTDDTGVDVVGEAGDVEQAVSVITATRPDVVLLDVHLPGGGGVEVLRRSASMMGAAESPVRFLALSVSDAAEDVIGVIRGGARGYVTKTITGSDLVDAIFRVADGDAVFSPRLAGFVLDAFASTDAPPADEDLDRLTQREREVLRLIARGYAYKEVAKQLFISVKTVESHVSAVLRKLQLSNRHELTRWAAARRLV; encoded by the coding sequence GTGACCAACGAGACACCAGGCACCGCGGAAGGCACCGGCTCGGGCACGTCCCGCCAGGTCAGCGTGGTCCTCGTCGACGACCACCGCATGTTCCGCGCGGGCGTGCAGGCGGAGATCGGCCGCACCGACGACACGGGCGTCGACGTCGTCGGGGAGGCCGGCGACGTGGAACAGGCCGTCTCCGTCATCACCGCCACCCGCCCCGACGTCGTACTGCTGGACGTCCATCTCCCCGGCGGAGGCGGCGTCGAAGTCCTGCGCCGCAGCGCCTCGATGATGGGCGCCGCCGAATCCCCGGTGCGTTTCCTCGCCCTTTCCGTGTCCGACGCGGCCGAGGACGTCATCGGCGTCATCCGTGGCGGTGCGCGCGGCTACGTCACCAAGACCATCACCGGTAGCGACCTCGTCGACGCGATCTTCCGCGTCGCCGACGGGGATGCCGTCTTCTCGCCGCGCCTGGCGGGCTTCGTCCTGGACGCCTTCGCATCCACGGACGCCCCGCCCGCCGACGAGGATCTCGACCGGCTCACGCAGCGCGAACGCGAGGTCCTACGCCTGATCGCGCGCGGCTACGCGTACAAGGAAGTGGCCAAGCAGCTCTTCATCTCTGTGAAGACGGTCGAGTCCCATGTCTCGGCGGTCCTGCGCAAGCTCCAGCTGTCCAACCGCCACGAACTGACCCGCTGGGCAGCCGCGCGCCGCCTGGTCTGA